In Cedecea neteri, a single genomic region encodes these proteins:
- the mraY gene encoding phospho-N-acetylmuramoyl-pentapeptide-transferase: MLVWLAEHLVKYYSGFNVFSYLTFRAIVSLLTALFISLWMGPRMIARLQQLSFGQVVRNDGPESHFSKKGTPTMGGIMILTAIVVSVLMWAYPSNPYVWCVLFVLIGFGIVGFVDDYRKVVRKDTKGLIARWKYFWMSVIALVVAFTMYAAGKGTPATELVVPFFKDVMPQLGLFYVLLAYFVIVGTGNAVNLTDGLDGLAIMPTVFVAAGFALVAWATGNMNFAGYLHIPYLRHAGELVIVCTAIVGAGLGFLWFNTYPAQVFMGDVGSLALGGALGTIAVLLRQEFLLVIMGGVFVVETLSVILQVGSFKLRGQRIFRMAPIHHHYELKGWPEPRVIVRFWIISLMLVLIGLATLKVR; this comes from the coding sequence ATGCTAGTTTGGCTGGCCGAACATTTGGTCAAATATTATTCCGGCTTTAACGTCTTTTCCTATCTGACGTTTCGCGCCATCGTCAGCCTGCTGACCGCTCTGTTTATCTCCCTGTGGATGGGCCCGCGGATGATCGCGCGTTTACAGCAACTCTCCTTCGGACAGGTTGTGCGTAACGATGGCCCGGAGTCGCACTTTAGCAAGAAAGGAACGCCAACCATGGGCGGGATCATGATCCTGACCGCCATTGTGGTGTCCGTGCTGATGTGGGCTTATCCCTCTAACCCTTACGTCTGGTGCGTGCTGTTCGTGCTGATAGGCTTCGGCATCGTTGGCTTTGTCGATGACTATCGCAAGGTGGTTCGTAAGGACACCAAAGGTCTGATTGCTCGCTGGAAATACTTCTGGATGTCGGTGATTGCGCTGGTTGTTGCTTTCACTATGTACGCCGCTGGAAAAGGGACGCCTGCAACCGAACTGGTTGTGCCGTTCTTCAAGGATGTGATGCCACAGCTTGGCCTGTTCTACGTGCTGCTTGCGTACTTCGTTATTGTCGGTACCGGTAATGCGGTCAACCTGACCGATGGCCTTGATGGCCTGGCGATTATGCCGACCGTGTTTGTTGCCGCTGGTTTTGCACTGGTGGCATGGGCGACAGGGAACATGAACTTTGCGGGCTACCTGCACATTCCTTACCTGCGCCATGCGGGTGAACTGGTCATCGTCTGTACGGCGATTGTCGGCGCAGGCCTGGGCTTCCTGTGGTTCAACACTTACCCGGCTCAGGTCTTCATGGGCGACGTTGGCTCGTTGGCTCTTGGCGGGGCTCTGGGGACTATCGCAGTGCTACTGCGTCAGGAGTTCCTGCTGGTGATTATGGGGGGCGTGTTTGTCGTTGAAACGCTATCGGTGATCCTGCAGGTGGGCTCATTCAAGCTCAGAGGGCAGCGTATCTTCCGTATGGCGCCCATTCACCATCACTATGAATTGAAAGGCTGGCCGGAGCCGCGCGTGATTGTGCGCTTCTGGATTATTTCGCTGATGCTGGTGCTGATTGGCCTGGCTACGCTGAAGGTTCGCTAA